One genomic segment of Pseudomonas sp. p1(2021b) includes these proteins:
- a CDS encoding EamA family transporter encodes MPVKDLLIALVVIIAWGVNFVVIKVGLDGLPPMLLGALRFALVAFPAVLLVRRPKLPWRWLVAYGVTISLGQFAFLFQAMYSGMPPGLASLVLQSQAFFTLGFAALFLGERLRLASLLGLLVAAGGLVLIGSEDSSHVPLLALLLTLCAGAMWGMGNIITRRFGSVDLVALVIWGGLIPPLPFLALSWWLEGPERIGHALANIGWSSVLALAYLAFVATMLGYSLWSTLLSRHPAGKVAPFSLLVPVVGLSSSAWLLDERLSATQGWGAVLVMLGLLINVFGPRVGQRLRAVSVQ; translated from the coding sequence ATGCCAGTCAAGGACCTGCTGATCGCCCTGGTGGTGATCATCGCCTGGGGCGTGAATTTCGTGGTGATCAAGGTTGGCCTCGATGGCCTGCCGCCCATGCTGCTCGGGGCCTTGCGGTTTGCCTTGGTGGCGTTTCCGGCGGTGCTGCTGGTCAGGCGCCCGAAGCTGCCCTGGCGCTGGCTGGTCGCCTATGGCGTGACCATTTCCCTGGGCCAGTTCGCTTTCCTGTTCCAGGCCATGTACAGCGGTATGCCGCCAGGGCTGGCTTCGTTGGTGCTGCAATCCCAGGCGTTCTTCACCCTCGGGTTCGCCGCGCTGTTTCTTGGTGAGCGCCTGCGTCTGGCCAGCCTGCTGGGCCTGTTGGTGGCCGCGGGCGGGTTGGTGCTGATCGGCAGCGAGGACAGCAGCCATGTACCGTTGCTGGCCCTGTTGCTGACCCTGTGCGCGGGTGCCATGTGGGGCATGGGCAACATCATCACGCGCCGGTTCGGCTCGGTGGATTTGGTGGCCCTGGTGATCTGGGGCGGTTTGATACCACCGCTGCCGTTCCTGGCGCTGTCCTGGTGGCTGGAGGGGCCTGAGCGTATCGGCCATGCCCTGGCCAATATCGGCTGGAGCTCGGTACTGGCCCTGGCCTACCTGGCGTTCGTCGCCACCATGCTTGGCTACAGCCTGTGGAGCACCTTGCTGTCGCGGCATCCGGCAGGCAAGGTGGCGCCGTTCTCGCTGTTGGTGCCGGTGGTCGGCCTGAGTTCGTCGGCTTGGCTGCTCGATGAACGCTTGAGTGCGACGCAGGGCTGGGGCGCGGTACTGGTCATGCTGGGGTTGCTGATCAATGTGTTCGGGCCTCGGGTAGGGCAGCGGTTGCGGGCGGTGAGTGTTCAGTAG
- a CDS encoding pirin family protein, whose protein sequence is MKKILGIHRSPHGHWVGDGFPVRSLFTYDNLARHISPFLLLDYAGPHDFTPTTARRGVGQHPHRGFETVTIVYQGELEHRDSTGAGGLIGPGDVQWMTAANGILHEEFHSPAFARSGGTLEMVQLWVNLPARDKRAAAGYQTLLSTDIPVVSLEGEAGSLRVIAGAYQGHQGPARTFTAMDVWDLRLKAGANLQLPIAAGRNAALVVLRGNVRVNGEREAGPASLVLLERDGEHVQVEALDEVSLLLLSGEPIDEPIVGYGPFVMNSQAEIAESFADFQAGRFGQMVGEQ, encoded by the coding sequence ATGAAAAAGATTCTGGGTATCCACCGCAGCCCCCACGGCCATTGGGTCGGGGACGGCTTCCCGGTTCGTAGCCTGTTCACCTACGACAACCTGGCGCGCCATATCAGCCCGTTCTTGCTGCTCGATTATGCAGGCCCCCATGACTTCACGCCGACCACCGCGCGGCGCGGGGTTGGCCAGCACCCGCACCGGGGCTTCGAGACCGTGACCATCGTCTACCAGGGGGAGCTGGAGCACCGTGACTCCACCGGCGCCGGTGGCCTGATCGGCCCGGGCGACGTGCAGTGGATGACTGCCGCCAACGGCATTCTCCACGAGGAATTCCATTCGCCGGCCTTTGCCCGTAGCGGCGGCACCCTGGAAATGGTGCAACTGTGGGTCAACCTGCCGGCCCGCGACAAGCGTGCCGCGGCCGGTTACCAGACCTTGTTGTCCACGGACATCCCGGTGGTGTCGCTGGAAGGTGAGGCCGGTAGCCTGCGGGTGATCGCCGGTGCCTACCAGGGCCATCAAGGCCCTGCACGGACCTTCACCGCCATGGATGTCTGGGACCTGCGCCTGAAGGCCGGTGCCAACCTGCAGCTGCCGATCGCCGCCGGGCGCAACGCAGCGTTGGTGGTGCTGCGTGGTAACGTGCGGGTCAATGGCGAGCGCGAGGCGGGCCCGGCCAGCCTGGTGCTGCTGGAGCGCGATGGCGAGCATGTGCAGGTCGAGGCGCTGGATGAAGTGAGCCTGCTGTTGCTCAGCGGCGAGCCGATCGACGAGCCCATCGTTGGCTATGGCCCGTTCGTGATGAACAGCCAGGCGGAAATCGCCGAGTCGTTCGCCGACTTCCAGGCGGGGCGGTTCGGGCAGATGGTGGGTGAGCAGTAA
- a CDS encoding DUF6555 family protein: MIDAKLFVIDYELHGQHKSFVIRAERMDNAEAWHWASCDAGVARIGRYGREKIKKVSKPVAERYGITEVHWRQSG; this comes from the coding sequence ATGATCGATGCAAAACTCTTCGTGATCGACTACGAACTGCACGGCCAGCACAAGTCATTCGTGATCCGGGCCGAGCGGATGGACAACGCCGAGGCCTGGCACTGGGCCAGTTGCGATGCGGGGGTGGCCCGTATCGGGCGATACGGGCGCGAGAAGATCAAGAAAGTCAGCAAGCCCGTGGCGGAGCGCTACGGGATCACTGAAGTGCATTGGCGCCAGTCAGGATAA
- a CDS encoding DUF1652 domain-containing protein has product MSLIGVSLLEMRQLIEQACLPDRCEVTCPDGVSLNIRLGQGESLDDCLTVNGIPLDSLNSCRDLHELVTQLRQAQRLGHTAALKAIA; this is encoded by the coding sequence ATGTCGTTGATAGGTGTTTCGCTACTAGAGATGCGTCAGTTGATCGAACAGGCCTGCCTGCCGGACCGCTGCGAGGTGACCTGCCCGGACGGTGTCAGCCTGAACATCCGCCTGGGCCAAGGGGAGAGCCTGGATGATTGCCTCACGGTCAACGGTATTCCCCTTGACAGCCTCAACAGCTGCCGGGACCTGCACGAGCTGGTGACCCAGTTGCGCCAAGCGCAACGCCTGGGCCACACCGCTGCGCTCAAGGCCATCGCCTGA
- a CDS encoding Yip1 family protein, translating to MNSPLLKLFTHPGAAWLDIRRAEEAHPQQYLPRLLALALIPALCLFVGTTTFGWSLAAEERVRLSMGSAAQLAGLLYATTVVGVMLMGVMIRWMSRGFDTQPTLNQCIGFAAYCATPWFVAGVVGLVPMRWLAVAALLAASAYATVLLYGGLQTFLRLRKEQAMLFATCVWGVGLLLLVTILVAMILFWFNGLMPEYVRPASLG from the coding sequence ATGAACAGTCCGTTGCTCAAGCTCTTCACCCACCCCGGTGCCGCCTGGCTGGACATACGCCGCGCCGAGGAAGCCCACCCGCAACAGTACCTGCCGCGCCTGCTGGCCCTGGCCCTGATCCCCGCGCTGTGCCTGTTCGTCGGCACCACCACCTTCGGCTGGAGCCTGGCCGCCGAGGAACGGGTACGCCTGAGCATGGGCAGCGCCGCGCAACTGGCAGGCCTGCTGTATGCCACCACCGTGGTCGGCGTGATGCTGATGGGCGTGATGATCCGCTGGATGTCCCGCGGCTTCGACACCCAGCCGACCCTGAACCAATGCATCGGCTTCGCCGCCTACTGCGCCACGCCCTGGTTCGTTGCCGGTGTGGTGGGCCTGGTGCCCATGCGCTGGCTGGCAGTGGCTGCCCTGCTGGCGGCCTCGGCCTATGCCACGGTGCTGTTGTACGGCGGGTTGCAGACCTTCCTGCGCCTGCGCAAGGAACAGGCGATGCTGTTCGCGACCTGCGTCTGGGGGGTGGGGCTGTTGCTGCTGGTGACCATCCTGGTGGCGATGATCCTGTTCTGGTTCAACGGCCTGATGCCGGAATACGTGCGCCCGGCCAGCCTCGGCTGA
- a CDS encoding START domain-containing protein, with the protein MPLPPLLLALLLLLPAPVSLADDWYLAQRQDGIDVYLSRVEGSTYQAFRGVTRIKASVRTLTDLQENLRVACKWLYACAEMRLLDVQGDSTWVYLVTDLPWPAQPRDMVLRVRTERLDDGTLVRHLSAEPGKLPAVPGLIRVRRLRGEWTMHPLAERETEVIYQLQADPAGDVPGWLANRFVVDAPLVTLRTLRAVAERQP; encoded by the coding sequence ATGCCCCTGCCCCCTTTGTTGCTCGCCCTGCTGCTCCTGCTGCCGGCCCCGGTGTCGCTGGCCGACGACTGGTACCTGGCGCAACGGCAAGACGGCATCGATGTGTACCTGAGCCGTGTCGAGGGTTCGACCTACCAAGCATTTCGCGGCGTCACCCGGATCAAGGCGAGCGTGCGCACGCTCACCGACCTGCAGGAGAACCTGCGGGTGGCCTGCAAATGGCTGTATGCCTGCGCCGAAATGCGCTTGCTGGATGTCCAAGGTGACAGTACCTGGGTGTACCTGGTCACCGACCTGCCCTGGCCGGCACAACCGCGGGACATGGTGCTGCGGGTGCGTACCGAGCGCCTGGACGATGGCACCCTGGTGCGCCACCTGAGCGCCGAACCCGGCAAGCTGCCGGCCGTGCCGGGGTTGATCCGTGTGCGTCGGCTGCGTGGGGAATGGACGATGCACCCGCTGGCCGAGAGGGAAACCGAAGTGATCTATCAGCTGCAGGCCGACCCCGCCGGGGATGTGCCGGGCTGGCTGGCCAACCGGTTCGTGGTGGATGCACCGCTGGTGACGTTGAGAACCCTCAGGGCGGTGGCCGAGCGCCAACCATGA
- a CDS encoding bifunctional allantoicase/(S)-ureidoglycine aminohydrolase codes for MSNHSYFAPHGGHPAQTELLTDRAMFTEAYAVIPKGVMRDIVTSHLPFWDKMRMWVIARPLTGFAETFSQYIVEVAPEGGSERPELDPNAEAVLFVVEGEIDITVEGKHHTLVPGGYAFLAPGADWSLRNNSKANVTFHWLRKHYQKVEGLPVPESFVTHRKDATVIEMPGTEGRWVTTRFVDMADMRHDMHVNIVTFQPGGVIPFAETHVMEHGLYVLEGKAVYRLNQDWVEVEAGDFMWLRAFCPQACYSGGPGPFSYLLYKDVNRHAHLTLNPQR; via the coding sequence ATGTCGAATCATTCCTACTTCGCCCCCCACGGTGGGCACCCGGCTCAAACCGAGCTGCTGACTGACCGTGCCATGTTCACCGAAGCCTATGCCGTCATCCCCAAGGGCGTGATGCGTGACATCGTCACCAGCCACCTGCCGTTCTGGGACAAGATGCGCATGTGGGTCATCGCCCGCCCGCTGACCGGCTTCGCCGAGACCTTCTCGCAGTACATCGTCGAAGTCGCCCCCGAAGGCGGCAGCGAGCGCCCTGAGCTGGATCCGAACGCCGAAGCGGTGCTGTTCGTGGTCGAAGGCGAAATCGACATCACCGTCGAAGGCAAGCACCACACCCTGGTGCCTGGCGGCTACGCCTTCCTGGCGCCAGGTGCCGACTGGAGCCTGCGCAACAACAGCAAGGCCAACGTCACCTTCCACTGGCTGCGCAAGCACTACCAGAAGGTCGAAGGCCTGCCGGTTCCAGAATCCTTCGTCACCCACCGCAAGGATGCCACCGTCATCGAGATGCCGGGCACCGAAGGCCGCTGGGTCACCACCCGCTTCGTCGACATGGCCGACATGCGCCACGACATGCACGTCAACATCGTGACCTTCCAGCCGGGCGGCGTGATTCCGTTCGCTGAAACCCACGTCATGGAACATGGCCTGTACGTCCTGGAAGGCAAGGCGGTATACCGCCTGAACCAGGACTGGGTCGAGGTCGAGGCCGGCGACTTCATGTGGCTGCGCGCCTTCTGCCCGCAAGCCTGCTACTCCGGCGGCCCAGGCCCGTTCAGCTACTTGCTGTACAAGGACGTCAACCGCCACGCGCACCTGACCCTCAACCCACAGCGTTGA
- a CDS encoding DMT family transporter: MQPRDIAAYAFLAITWGLSFLVVLKVVHAFGWVGAVSLRSLIAGSTLAVLGALLGRALRLRLLLKPLLVVGATTVAGQLIGLSYSTPRIGTAMSAILVATIPLFSMIIGRLWGLEKITPQGLAGLLLGIVGIVMLVGFPAQPVTEDFIHGCVASVFGCLCAAFGSNYASLHLRGQDPWTVTGGAFLAGGVLTLPLLLVVPVPSVPQPTDWLFLAISGAVMSATTYVLYFGLVARIGATRTISVEFVVTLVAVLVGALFLGEALGLLQALGGLVILTGCMLVLGLLPHRRKRLPS, encoded by the coding sequence ATGCAACCGCGTGACATCGCTGCCTATGCGTTCCTGGCCATCACCTGGGGCCTTTCCTTCCTGGTGGTACTCAAGGTCGTGCACGCCTTTGGCTGGGTCGGCGCGGTCAGCCTGCGCTCGCTGATCGCCGGCAGCACCCTGGCCGTGCTCGGCGCACTGCTGGGCCGGGCGTTGCGCCTGCGGCTCTTGCTCAAGCCGCTACTGGTGGTTGGCGCCACCACCGTCGCCGGGCAGTTGATTGGCCTATCCTATTCCACGCCGCGCATCGGTACCGCGATGTCGGCGATCCTGGTAGCGACCATCCCGCTGTTCTCGATGATCATCGGCCGGCTGTGGGGCCTCGAGAAAATCACGCCCCAAGGCCTGGCCGGCCTGCTGCTGGGCATCGTCGGTATCGTCATGCTGGTGGGCTTCCCGGCCCAGCCCGTGACCGAGGACTTCATCCATGGCTGCGTGGCCTCGGTATTCGGCTGCCTGTGCGCTGCCTTCGGCAGCAACTATGCCAGCCTGCACCTGCGCGGCCAGGACCCATGGACCGTCACCGGCGGGGCCTTCCTCGCCGGTGGCGTGCTGACCTTGCCACTGTTGCTGGTGGTGCCGGTACCGAGCGTGCCGCAACCCACCGACTGGCTGTTCCTGGCCATCAGCGGCGCAGTGATGAGCGCCACTACCTATGTGCTGTACTTCGGCCTGGTCGCGCGCATCGGCGCCACCCGTACCATCAGCGTCGAGTTCGTCGTTACCCTGGTGGCCGTACTGGTGGGCGCACTGTTCCTGGGCGAGGCCCTGGGCCTGCTGCAGGCCTTGGGCGGCCTGGTGATCCTAACCGGATGCATGCTGGTGCTGGGGCTGCTGCCGCACCGGCGCAAGCGCCTGCCGAGCTGA
- a CDS encoding class I SAM-dependent methyltransferase, with amino-acid sequence MPTPDTTLQGSWQHNAQAWIQAVRSGAIESRRQVTDQAILLALMGRQPQRVLDLGCGEGWLLRALAERGIQATGVDGDATLVEAARGAGSAPVHLASYAQLAEAQVDVGHGYDVVCANFALLHQDIIPLLCALHGLLAPGGALVIQTLHPWSMAAGDYQDGWREETFAGFAGQWAPMPWYFRTLSSWLNALDLAGFRLAYLQEPQHPQSPVPQSLLMVAQAANA; translated from the coding sequence ATGCCCACACCCGACACCACGCTGCAAGGCAGCTGGCAGCACAACGCCCAGGCCTGGATCCAGGCCGTGCGCAGCGGCGCCATCGAAAGCCGCCGCCAAGTCACCGACCAAGCCATCCTCCTGGCGCTGATGGGGCGCCAGCCGCAGCGGGTCCTGGACCTGGGCTGTGGCGAGGGCTGGCTGCTGCGTGCCCTGGCCGAGCGCGGCATCCAGGCGACAGGCGTGGATGGCGATGCGACGCTGGTCGAGGCTGCGCGCGGCGCAGGCTCGGCGCCTGTGCACCTGGCCAGCTACGCGCAGCTGGCCGAGGCGCAGGTAGACGTGGGCCATGGCTATGACGTGGTCTGCGCCAACTTCGCCCTGCTGCACCAGGACATCATCCCCCTGCTCTGCGCCCTGCATGGCCTGCTCGCCCCCGGCGGTGCCCTGGTCATCCAGACCTTGCACCCCTGGAGCATGGCCGCAGGCGACTACCAGGATGGCTGGCGCGAGGAAACGTTCGCCGGGTTCGCCGGGCAATGGGCGCCGATGCCCTGGTATTTCCGCACCCTCTCCAGCTGGCTGAATGCCCTGGACCTGGCCGGGTTCCGCCTGGCCTACCTGCAGGAGCCGCAACATCCGCAAAGCCCAGTGCCGCAATCGTTGTTGATGGTCGCTCAAGCCGCCAACGCGTGA
- a CDS encoding LysR family transcriptional regulator has product MTESVKSNRSIYDLDLLRAVVMVADCGSFTTAATRLHSTQSTVSQKVRRLEEMVGHQLLDRSNREVHPTDAGETLLRYARHLLAVSNQLSEAMSGGVTLTVRIGLPDDFVASKTVPALAAFNRKHPKVKLEITGGLSRDLMSSYDRGELDLVLVKQRRHSREANACQPERIEWIDSAQYPCFAQDPIPLVTFPPRGLYRDDMISAIEAMGRSWRIGFTSSSLAGIQEAVANGLGVSLLPSRVVTPGHRVLGVEDGFKPIKVFEAAIFHRPTADPMVKELADILIGILRAEANEGKPVD; this is encoded by the coding sequence ATGACTGAAAGTGTGAAATCCAATAGATCGATCTATGACCTCGACCTGCTTCGGGCCGTGGTGATGGTCGCTGACTGCGGCAGCTTCACCACCGCGGCCACCCGGTTGCATTCGACCCAGTCGACGGTCAGCCAGAAGGTCCGGCGGCTCGAAGAGATGGTCGGGCACCAGTTGCTCGACCGCAGCAACCGCGAAGTGCACCCCACCGATGCCGGCGAAACGCTGCTGCGCTATGCGCGCCATCTGCTCGCGGTGAGCAATCAGCTGAGCGAGGCGATGTCGGGTGGGGTCACGCTCACCGTGCGCATCGGCCTGCCGGACGACTTCGTCGCCAGCAAGACGGTACCGGCGCTGGCGGCCTTCAACCGCAAGCACCCGAAGGTCAAGCTGGAGATCACCGGCGGCCTGAGTCGTGACCTGATGAGCAGCTATGACCGCGGCGAGCTTGATCTGGTACTGGTCAAGCAGCGGCGGCACAGCCGCGAGGCCAACGCCTGCCAACCCGAACGTATCGAGTGGATCGACAGTGCGCAGTACCCCTGTTTCGCCCAGGACCCGATCCCATTGGTGACCTTTCCGCCGCGGGGGCTCTACCGCGATGACATGATCAGTGCGATCGAGGCCATGGGCCGCAGCTGGCGTATCGGCTTCACCAGTTCCAGCCTTGCCGGTATCCAGGAAGCCGTGGCCAATGGACTGGGCGTGAGCCTGCTGCCCTCGCGGGTGGTCACGCCGGGGCATCGGGTCTTGGGTGTCGAGGACGGTTTCAAGCCGATCAAGGTCTTCGAGGCGGCGATCTTCCATCGCCCCACGGCCGACCCGATGGTCAAGGAACTGGCGGATATCCTGATCGGCATCCTGCGCGCCGAGGCCAATGAAGGTAAGCCTGTAGATTGA
- a CDS encoding YeeE/YedE family protein has product MGLSTTATPEPRRLGAPLFALGLLLAGAWFLNLNAGLNQVLLLIVGAALGLTLYHAAFGFTSAWRVFITERRGAGLRAQMVMLALAVLLFFPALSAGSLFGTPVKGLVAPAGVSVVFGAFIFGIGMQLGGGCASGTLFTVGGGNARMLVTLLFFIIGSVTATHHVDWWFALPSFPATSIVQAWGVVPALIASLALFGLIAWVTRVLETRRHGGLEVPAPSEHQGLRRLLRGPWPLVWGAIALALLNYATLALAGRPWGITSAFALWGAKTLGGLGVDVGSWAFWQMPANAKALAAPLWQDVTTVMDLGIVLGALLAAGLAGRFAPSLNIPLPSLVAAVIGGLLLGYGSRLAYGCNIGAYFSGIASGSVHGWLWLVAAYSGNLVGVRLRPLFFAGERRAPALSGC; this is encoded by the coding sequence ATGGGTCTTTCCACAACCGCCACACCCGAACCGCGCCGGTTGGGCGCGCCTTTGTTCGCCCTGGGCCTGCTGCTGGCAGGTGCCTGGTTCCTCAACCTCAATGCCGGCCTCAACCAGGTGCTGCTGCTGATCGTCGGTGCGGCCCTGGGCCTGACGCTCTACCATGCTGCCTTCGGCTTCACCTCGGCCTGGCGGGTGTTCATCACCGAGCGTCGCGGGGCCGGCCTGCGTGCACAGATGGTCATGTTGGCCCTGGCCGTGCTGCTGTTCTTCCCGGCCTTGTCGGCCGGCAGCCTGTTCGGCACACCGGTCAAGGGGCTGGTGGCGCCGGCGGGTGTCTCGGTGGTGTTCGGGGCATTCATTTTCGGCATCGGCATGCAGCTCGGTGGTGGCTGCGCCTCGGGCACGCTGTTCACTGTCGGCGGTGGCAATGCGCGGATGCTGGTGACCTTGCTGTTCTTCATCATCGGTTCGGTGACTGCCACCCACCACGTCGATTGGTGGTTCGCCTTGCCGTCGTTCCCGGCCACTTCCATCGTCCAGGCCTGGGGCGTGGTGCCGGCGCTGATTGCCAGCCTGGCCCTGTTCGGGCTGATCGCATGGGTCACGCGGGTGCTGGAAACGCGTCGCCATGGCGGGCTGGAGGTGCCTGCGCCGAGCGAGCATCAGGGCCTGCGCCGCTTGCTGCGAGGCCCCTGGCCGCTGGTATGGGGCGCCATCGCACTGGCATTGCTGAACTACGCCACCCTGGCCTTGGCCGGTCGCCCCTGGGGGATCACCTCGGCGTTCGCCCTGTGGGGTGCGAAGACCTTGGGTGGCCTGGGTGTCGACGTCGGCAGTTGGGCATTCTGGCAGATGCCCGCCAACGCCAAGGCGCTGGCCGCACCCTTGTGGCAGGACGTCACCACGGTGATGGACCTGGGTATCGTGCTCGGTGCGCTGCTGGCCGCAGGCCTGGCCGGGCGTTTCGCGCCGAGCCTGAACATTCCGCTGCCGTCGCTGGTTGCCGCAGTCATCGGCGGCCTGTTGCTGGGCTACGGCTCGCGCCTGGCCTATGGCTGCAACATCGGCGCCTATTTCAGCGGCATCGCGTCGGGCAGCGTACATGGATGGCTGTGGCTGGTGGCGGCCTATAGCGGCAACCTGGTCGGTGTACGCCTGCGCCCGTTGTTCTTCGCCGGTGAGCGCCGCGCGCCGGCCTTGAGCGGCTGCTGA
- a CDS encoding gamma-glutamyl-gamma-aminobutyrate hydrolase family protein produces the protein MSNSNIGNKQPSLRKPVVLMTMGTQERKGHDYQVMTHKYITPLVEFAGCVPVLVPTCCGTEDLETYLDMADGVYLTGAGSNIDPALYGQENQTPGKAQDKDRDLFDIPLVKMAIARGLPIFGICRGMQEINVALGGDIYQKVYAEPGFNDHRENPEDPVDVQYQAVHSVKIKPGSWLREKLGTDEIRVNSLHGQGLHTLGKGIEPIAHAEDGLVEAIHAPSISPFLFAVQWHPEWQAAKNPDSIRIFEAFGEACRTQVRKSQGKRNQAA, from the coding sequence ATGTCCAACAGCAACATTGGCAACAAGCAACCCTCCCTGCGCAAGCCCGTCGTCCTGATGACCATGGGCACCCAAGAGCGCAAAGGCCATGACTACCAGGTCATGACCCACAAATACATCACCCCGCTGGTCGAGTTCGCCGGTTGCGTCCCGGTCCTGGTGCCCACCTGCTGCGGTACCGAAGACCTCGAGACCTACCTGGACATGGCCGACGGCGTCTACCTGACCGGCGCGGGCAGCAACATCGACCCGGCCCTCTATGGCCAGGAAAACCAGACCCCAGGCAAGGCCCAGGACAAGGATCGCGACCTGTTCGACATCCCGCTGGTGAAGATGGCCATCGCCCGCGGCCTGCCGATCTTCGGTATCTGCCGTGGCATGCAGGAAATCAACGTCGCTCTCGGCGGCGACATCTACCAGAAGGTCTACGCCGAACCTGGCTTCAACGACCACCGGGAAAACCCCGAAGACCCAGTCGATGTCCAGTATCAGGCCGTGCACAGCGTGAAGATCAAGCCAGGCAGCTGGCTGCGTGAGAAACTCGGCACCGACGAGATCCGCGTCAACTCGCTGCATGGCCAGGGCCTGCACACGCTGGGCAAAGGCATCGAGCCGATCGCCCACGCCGAAGACGGCCTGGTCGAAGCCATCCACGCCCCGAGCATTTCGCCGTTCCTGTTCGCCGTGCAGTGGCACCCTGAATGGCAAGCTGCGAAGAACCCTGACTCGATCCGGATCTTCGAAGCCTTCGGCGAAGCCTGCCGTACCCAGGTGCGCAAGTCCCAGGGCAAGCGCAACCAGGCTGCCTGA
- a CDS encoding amino acid ABC transporter ATP-binding protein: MTAAPLSLASLAPEPDPRPVLIRIEGLNKHYGAFHVLHDIDLQVREGERIVLCGPSGSGKSTLIRCINRLEIAEQGSIQVAGIDLAATSRQAAQVRSEIGMVFQHFNLFPHMSVLDNCLLAPTSVRGLSRKDAEERARMYLSKVGIESQAHKYPSQLSGGQQQRVAIARALCMKPRIMLFDEPTSALDPEMVAEVLDVLVQLAGTGMTMLCVTHEMGFARQVAERVLFLEGGHIIEDSPPEVFFNHPQTARAQAFLKQILH, translated from the coding sequence ATGACCGCCGCCCCCCTGAGCCTTGCCAGCCTCGCCCCCGAACCCGACCCGCGCCCGGTGCTGATCCGCATCGAAGGCCTGAACAAGCACTATGGTGCCTTCCATGTACTGCACGACATCGACCTGCAGGTGCGCGAAGGCGAACGCATCGTCCTGTGCGGCCCCTCGGGCTCCGGCAAATCGACCCTGATCCGCTGCATCAACCGCCTGGAGATCGCCGAGCAAGGCAGCATCCAGGTGGCCGGCATCGACCTTGCCGCCACCAGCCGCCAGGCGGCCCAGGTGCGCAGCGAAATCGGCATGGTGTTCCAGCATTTCAACCTGTTCCCGCACATGAGCGTGCTGGACAACTGCCTGCTAGCGCCCACCAGCGTGCGCGGGCTGTCGCGCAAGGACGCCGAAGAGCGGGCGCGCATGTACCTGAGCAAGGTGGGCATCGAGAGCCAGGCACACAAGTACCCCAGCCAACTGTCCGGCGGCCAGCAGCAGCGCGTGGCCATCGCCCGGGCGCTGTGCATGAAGCCGCGGATCATGCTGTTCGACGAACCCACCTCGGCACTCGACCCGGAAATGGTCGCCGAGGTCCTGGACGTGCTGGTGCAACTGGCCGGTACCGGCATGACCATGCTCTGCGTAACCCACGAAATGGGCTTCGCCCGGCAGGTGGCCGAGCGCGTGCTGTTCCTCGAGGGCGGGCACATCATCGAAGACAGCCCGCCTGAAGTATTCTTCAACCACCCCCAGACCGCGCGGGCGCAGGCGTTTCTCAAACAGATTCTGCACTGA